The following proteins are co-located in the Bacillus pumilus genome:
- a CDS encoding methyl-accepting chemotaxis protein produces MSLRVKILLNSLISLLLAVGVIAFIIVSMTKIQSSNETEVQTLLNVQKTKASFESVEQAMTNYSMTLSDEQLEVVQTDISTAKKQLQTLNKNAGNMNKEALTRLNSKFDTWTKEANNAIGEKNASDARRVAARIDGVLNDVHTMNKRAQEAYEQNQENAAENVQWIITSALVAALTLIVIAVFLNIGLTRSIVTPIKSLSYRAKQIAAGNLAVERMDIRRKDEIGGLNESFNQMTDQLISLIKEISNVSSQVETFSIQLDDENKKLMESANQVSVSTDEMANGSQAISEDLQHGVSLIEKMDQHGRKNSERSQTVIQSTEDAIEAVESGKHTLTETKTAIEKNTHATRQIEQSAGEFTQYASGISAMAKTVSDIADQTNLLSLNAAIEAARAGEAGKGFAVVADEIRKLADESSNATRQIFDMVSHIERGIQSISQTVKEGVKLSLQQQDAMDKTSHSFEDIETKAQHIKEEMACLNDQIIQSTELGGQVLHSIENMSAVVEETAAGSEEISASANEQLQSFHQMNKQVEELMSMTARLNETVHRFKLS; encoded by the coding sequence ATGAGCTTACGTGTCAAAATCTTGCTCAACTCACTCATCTCACTTCTTTTAGCGGTTGGTGTCATCGCCTTTATCATTGTCAGCATGACAAAGATCCAATCATCAAATGAAACAGAAGTTCAAACCTTACTAAACGTACAAAAAACGAAGGCGAGCTTTGAAAGTGTCGAACAAGCCATGACCAATTATTCCATGACACTTTCAGATGAACAGCTAGAGGTCGTTCAAACCGATATCTCTACAGCAAAAAAACAACTCCAAACGTTAAACAAAAACGCAGGGAATATGAACAAAGAAGCATTAACGAGGTTAAATTCAAAGTTTGACACGTGGACCAAGGAAGCGAACAATGCCATTGGTGAAAAAAATGCTTCTGATGCAAGACGTGTGGCAGCAAGAATTGATGGTGTCTTAAACGACGTGCATACGATGAATAAAAGAGCACAAGAAGCGTATGAACAAAATCAAGAGAATGCAGCAGAAAATGTGCAGTGGATCATCACAAGTGCGTTAGTCGCAGCCCTCACACTGATTGTCATCGCCGTCTTTTTAAATATTGGTTTAACGAGATCCATCGTGACACCAATCAAATCACTCTCCTACCGGGCAAAACAGATTGCAGCAGGAAACCTTGCTGTGGAGCGGATGGACATCCGGCGTAAGGATGAAATCGGCGGCTTAAATGAATCATTCAATCAAATGACAGATCAGCTGATTAGTCTGATTAAAGAAATCAGCAATGTCTCAAGTCAAGTGGAGACATTCTCGATCCAGTTAGATGATGAAAACAAAAAGCTGATGGAATCTGCAAATCAAGTATCTGTCTCGACAGACGAAATGGCAAATGGGTCACAAGCCATTTCAGAGGATCTCCAGCATGGCGTTAGCTTGATTGAAAAGATGGATCAGCATGGACGTAAAAATTCCGAACGTTCACAAACAGTCATCCAAAGTACAGAGGATGCGATAGAAGCAGTGGAAAGTGGAAAGCACACGTTAACAGAAACAAAAACGGCGATTGAAAAAAATACACATGCCACAAGGCAAATCGAGCAGTCGGCAGGAGAATTCACGCAATATGCTAGCGGGATCTCGGCTATGGCCAAAACAGTTTCTGACATTGCGGATCAGACAAACTTACTTTCGCTAAATGCGGCGATCGAAGCGGCAAGAGCAGGTGAGGCTGGAAAAGGCTTTGCCGTTGTAGCAGATGAAATTCGTAAGCTTGCCGACGAATCATCTAACGCTACAAGACAAATCTTTGATATGGTCAGTCATATTGAAAGAGGCATTCAATCCATTAGTCAAACTGTCAAAGAAGGGGTCAAGCTTTCTCTTCAGCAGCAGGATGCGATGGACAAAACCTCACACTCCTTTGAAGATATAGAAACAAAAGCACAGCATATTAAAGAAGAAATGGCATGTTTAAATGACCAAATTATTCAATCGACAGAGCTTGGCGGACAAGTGCTGCACTCGATTGAAAATATGAGTGCGGTTGTAGAAGAAACAGCAGCAGGCAGTGAAGAAATTTCTGCCTCGGCCAATGAACAGCTGCAATCGTTCCATCAAATGAACAAACAGGTAGAAGAACTGATGAGTATGACGGCTAGGTTAAATGAAACCGTTCATCGATTTAAACTTTCATAA
- a CDS encoding DegV family protein, translating into MTVHIIADSAADLPLSYYDEHNMTLIPLRVLLGEQEFEDLITIEPKQVFDAMRQGASPKTSQASPNRIKEAFVSVAQTHTSAIYVAFSSELSGTYQTAVMMANEVKEEYPDFDLRIIDSKCASLGYGLAVKHAQSLAIDGNTIQEIETSVKHFCESLQHIFTVDDLSYLARGGRISKASAFVGGLLSIKPILHVEDGKLIPLEKIRGRKKLLKRIIELMKERGTDWSNQTVGISHGDDPALAEDMRQLIETEFHPKEIDIHIIGAAVGSHSGPSTLAIFFTGKPS; encoded by the coding sequence ATGACTGTTCATATCATAGCAGACAGTGCTGCTGATCTGCCTCTTTCTTATTATGATGAACATAACATGACACTCATTCCGCTGCGTGTGTTACTTGGCGAGCAGGAATTTGAGGATTTGATCACCATTGAACCAAAACAAGTATTTGATGCGATGAGACAAGGCGCAAGTCCAAAAACGTCACAAGCTTCACCAAACCGAATCAAGGAAGCCTTTGTTTCTGTTGCACAAACCCATACGTCCGCCATCTATGTCGCCTTTTCATCAGAGCTTTCAGGTACATACCAAACAGCTGTGATGATGGCAAACGAAGTGAAGGAAGAATACCCTGATTTCGATTTACGAATCATTGATTCTAAATGTGCTTCACTTGGCTATGGACTTGCTGTTAAACACGCACAATCACTTGCCATTGACGGAAATACAATACAAGAAATTGAAACGTCTGTAAAGCATTTTTGTGAATCTTTACAACATATTTTTACTGTAGACGATTTATCGTATTTAGCAAGAGGCGGAAGAATCAGTAAAGCTTCTGCATTTGTTGGCGGTTTATTAAGCATTAAACCCATTTTACACGTCGAGGATGGAAAACTGATACCACTTGAAAAAATTCGCGGACGTAAAAAACTGCTGAAACGCATTATTGAATTGATGAAAGAGCGCGGAACGGACTGGTCGAACCAAACGGTTGGCATTAGTCATGGAGATGATCCTGCACTTGCAGAAGACATGAGACAATTGATCGAAACCGAATTCCACCCAAAAGAAATAGATATTCATATCATCGGTGCTGCTGTCGGGTCCCATTCAGGTCCTAGCACGCTTGCGATCTTCTTTACAGGCAAACCATCATAA
- a CDS encoding YitT family protein, with amino-acid sequence MFIGEAKKLIVVVIGALLNAIGLNLFLIPADVYASGFTGVAQLLSSLIDQYAPFYLSTGILLFILNIPVGILGWMKVGRSFTLYSIISVALTTIFLGILPETSVSEDILLNAVFGGVISALGIGITLKYGASTGGLDILAMILAKWKDKPVGTYFFILNGIIIFTAGLLQGWEKALYTLVTLYVTTRVIDAIHTRHEKLTAMIVTKKADEIKEAIYGKMVRGITTVPAKGAFTNEQKEMMVVVITRYELYELEQIIKEVDPKAFTNIVQTTNILGFFRRD; translated from the coding sequence ATGTTCATTGGAGAAGCAAAAAAACTCATTGTCGTCGTCATTGGTGCATTACTCAATGCGATTGGACTGAATTTATTCTTAATCCCAGCTGACGTATATGCGAGCGGTTTTACAGGGGTAGCGCAGCTGTTATCCAGTTTAATCGATCAATATGCGCCATTTTATTTATCAACAGGGATCCTATTATTTATTTTAAACATTCCAGTCGGCATTTTAGGCTGGATGAAGGTTGGCCGTTCCTTTACTTTGTATAGCATTATCAGTGTTGCACTGACGACCATTTTCCTTGGGATTTTACCAGAGACGAGCGTTTCTGAAGATATTTTATTAAATGCTGTGTTTGGCGGTGTGATTTCTGCACTTGGGATTGGAATCACGCTGAAATACGGGGCATCAACCGGCGGTCTCGATATCCTTGCGATGATTTTAGCAAAATGGAAGGATAAACCAGTCGGAACGTATTTCTTCATTTTAAACGGAATCATCATTTTTACAGCAGGATTATTACAAGGTTGGGAGAAAGCATTATATACCCTTGTCACATTATATGTGACCACTAGGGTCATTGATGCCATCCATACAAGACACGAGAAGCTGACGGCGATGATTGTGACGAAGAAAGCAGATGAAATCAAAGAAGCTATTTATGGAAAAATGGTCAGAGGCATTACGACTGTACCAGCGAAAGGCGCGTTTACCAACGAGCAAAAAGAAATGATGGTGGTTGTTATTACAAGGTATGAGCTGTATGAACTTGAACAAATTATTAAAGAAGTCGATCCAAAAGCCTTTACGAATATTGTTCAAACAACCAATATTCTTGGGTTTTTCAGACGAGATTAA
- a CDS encoding BsuPI-related putative proteinase inhibitor, with the protein MKKGVVLLLVLLVLAACGQQKKDEPNKEVSGQMGEKTVVLTVDPVQKGSSVQFNMSLKNESDRDIEFTFNTSQKFELSVYDENGNEQYRYSKDRMFTQAIQSFVLKKDEAYDFQDTWSNGVEPGTYEAVVTFKGKAEGLKQITEKKTFHVK; encoded by the coding sequence ATGAAAAAAGGTGTGGTGCTTCTTCTCGTTCTATTGGTTTTAGCAGCTTGTGGACAACAAAAAAAGGATGAACCAAACAAGGAGGTATCCGGTCAAATGGGAGAGAAAACGGTTGTACTCACAGTAGACCCCGTCCAAAAAGGTTCTTCGGTTCAATTTAACATGTCACTGAAAAATGAATCAGATCGAGATATTGAATTTACATTTAACACAAGCCAGAAATTCGAGCTAAGTGTGTATGACGAAAACGGGAATGAACAATACCGCTATTCGAAAGACCGAATGTTCACACAGGCCATCCAATCCTTTGTGCTGAAGAAAGATGAGGCGTATGATTTTCAAGATACTTGGTCAAACGGTGTGGAGCCGGGAACGTATGAAGCTGTCGTCACATTTAAAGGAAAAGCAGAAGGGCTTAAGCAAATCACGGAAAAGAAAACATTCCATGTGAAATAA
- a CDS encoding DUF3813 domain-containing protein — protein MRNELFDQAKSFTEEALTSSFSSGLERQQAVKRAKNAVSSAFANSTDAERNQLHTFQDMLDDL, from the coding sequence GTGAGAAACGAACTTTTTGATCAAGCCAAATCATTTACTGAAGAAGCCCTTACTTCTTCATTTTCATCTGGGTTAGAGCGTCAACAGGCTGTCAAGCGAGCAAAAAATGCCGTATCATCTGCATTTGCCAACTCTACAGATGCAGAAAGAAACCAGCTGCATACCTTCCAAGACATGCTTGATGATCTTTAA
- a CDS encoding Cof-type HAD-IIB family hydrolase: METKPYLIALDLDGTLLKDDKTISTHTLDVIQKVKDSGHHVCISTGRPFRSSSPYYQQLQLDSPIVNFNGAFVHHPLDEKWGRFHTSLDLQVVKQLVDISEEYKVHNVLAEVLDDLYFHYHDEKLIDIFNMNANKVTVGDLRNNLGENVTSVLIHAKEEDVGAIRSYLTDVHAEVIDHRRWAAPWHVIEIIKTGMNKAVGLQKISDYYGVPKERIVAFGDEDNDLEMIEFAGCGVAMGNGIDAVKRVSNEVTDTNEQDGIAKFLTNYFSL, translated from the coding sequence ATGGAGACTAAACCTTATCTAATCGCACTTGACCTGGATGGCACGTTATTAAAAGATGATAAAACCATTTCTACACACACGCTTGACGTCATTCAAAAAGTGAAAGACAGCGGGCATCATGTATGTATATCAACAGGCCGGCCATTTCGTTCCAGCTCTCCTTATTATCAGCAATTACAGCTTGATTCACCGATTGTGAACTTTAATGGAGCGTTTGTCCATCATCCTCTTGATGAAAAATGGGGCAGATTTCACACGTCACTTGATCTTCAAGTTGTTAAACAGCTTGTGGACATCAGTGAGGAGTATAAAGTGCACAATGTGTTGGCTGAAGTGCTCGATGATTTGTATTTCCATTATCATGATGAAAAACTCATTGATATATTTAATATGAATGCAAACAAAGTTACTGTCGGAGACCTTAGAAACAACCTTGGAGAGAATGTGACGAGCGTCTTAATTCATGCAAAAGAAGAAGACGTCGGAGCCATTCGGAGCTATTTAACAGATGTTCATGCAGAAGTAATTGATCACAGGCGATGGGCCGCTCCGTGGCACGTGATTGAAATCATTAAAACAGGCATGAACAAAGCCGTTGGACTGCAAAAAATCAGTGATTATTACGGGGTTCCTAAGGAGCGAATTGTGGCATTTGGAGATGAAGACAATGATTTAGAGATGATTGAATTTGCTGGATGCGGCGTTGCAATGGGCAACGGGATTGATGCAGTGAAACGCGTCTCAAATGAAGTCACAGATACGAATGAACAAGATGGGATTGCAAAATTCCTAACGAATTACTTCTCTCTTTAA
- a CDS encoding alpha/beta fold hydrolase, whose product MITIDEQIEHDIPFLHIVKAENKEKPLPLVFFIHGFTSAREHNLHFAFHLAEKGMRVILPDCAYHGVRSENLSLEELASKFWEIVLNEIREIDILKTHFQAKQLIEADLIGVAGTSMGGITTFGALAKHDWIKAAVSLMGSPKYTTFLQAQIMDMRHKGFMKDITDEEVKQQLDALRPYDLTLQMDRLNKRPLLFWHAENDPVVPYRHAKALYDELAATQYKQDPHLIRFITDEQAGHKVSRQAMFETIDWFVTHLKSTNV is encoded by the coding sequence GTGATCACCATTGATGAGCAAATTGAACACGATATTCCATTTTTACATATCGTAAAAGCTGAAAATAAAGAAAAACCGCTGCCGCTTGTATTTTTCATACACGGGTTTACAAGTGCACGTGAGCACAACTTACACTTCGCCTTTCATTTGGCCGAAAAAGGCATGAGAGTCATTTTGCCTGACTGTGCTTATCATGGTGTAAGATCAGAAAACCTTAGCTTAGAGGAACTGGCATCAAAGTTCTGGGAAATTGTCCTGAACGAAATTCGTGAAATCGACATACTCAAAACACATTTTCAAGCAAAACAATTGATTGAAGCCGATCTGATAGGCGTTGCTGGTACATCTATGGGGGGCATCACGACCTTTGGTGCACTTGCAAAGCATGATTGGATTAAAGCAGCTGTCAGCCTGATGGGCAGTCCGAAATATACGACTTTTCTACAGGCACAAATCATGGACATGCGTCACAAAGGTTTCATGAAAGACATCACGGACGAAGAGGTCAAACAGCAATTAGACGCACTCCGCCCTTATGATTTAACGCTGCAAATGGATCGATTGAACAAAAGACCGCTGTTATTCTGGCATGCGGAAAACGACCCTGTTGTCCCTTATCGCCACGCAAAAGCCCTATATGACGAGTTAGCGGCAACCCAATATAAGCAAGACCCGCACCTGATTCGTTTTATCACAGATGAACAAGCAGGCCACAAGGTCTCAAGACAAGCGATGTTTGAAACGATTGACTGGTTTGTGACGCACCTGAAAAGCACAAACGTTTAG
- a CDS encoding metal-sulfur cluster assembly factor, protein MDEALKENILGALEQVIDPELNVDIVNLGLVYDVDLDENGKADVTMTLTSMGCPLAPVIVDEVKKALSDLPEVKETEVHIVWNPPWTRDKMSRYAKIALGIQ, encoded by the coding sequence ATGGATGAAGCATTGAAAGAAAATATTTTAGGCGCCCTAGAACAGGTGATTGACCCTGAGTTAAATGTCGACATCGTCAATCTTGGACTTGTCTATGATGTCGATCTTGATGAGAATGGAAAAGCAGATGTCACCATGACCTTAACATCAATGGGTTGTCCTTTAGCACCAGTTATCGTGGATGAAGTCAAAAAAGCATTAAGCGACCTGCCTGAAGTGAAAGAAACAGAAGTTCACATCGTATGGAATCCGCCTTGGACACGAGACAAAATGTCAAGATACGCTAAAATCGCACTTGGTATTCAATAA
- a CDS encoding FAD-binding protein translates to MKRKWIWIVLFMGYAAAFFASITIREGQAHKSQNLDAFTDVSHLMPVKIKKVVQGKEIQTLKEVLEEAKEKHLPISIAGKQHSMGGHTYYENGIVLDMTKFRQILAFDENKQTIRVQSGATWDDIQKFVNPYGLAVKVMQSQNIFTVGGSLSANAHGRDIRYGSLIDTVRSFRLLKADGEIITVKPDDDLFTAVIGGYGLFGVILDVELSLTRDELYKMETTSLDYREYTAYFQKHVKDNKEVRMHLARISTAKKHFLKEMYVTNYTLSSDQEIETYRELKEDQLVMPLTFMLGLSRRFDMGKDLLWNLQKKYFQSQNGQLITRNNVMRSDSAFLEYENESDTDVLQEYFVPVDRFRAYIDEMRDLLQHEELNLMNITIRYVQKNEKADLSYAKQDMFALVLLVNYGFEKEEKAEAKRIIRQMTDVTLRHHGSYYLPYMPYQTKAQMKRAYPKTDVFFQKKKQADPDGRFINYFYERYNTQ, encoded by the coding sequence ATGAAACGAAAGTGGATATGGATCGTTCTTTTCATGGGATATGCTGCTGCATTTTTTGCATCAATCACTATACGTGAAGGTCAAGCACATAAAAGTCAAAATCTTGATGCCTTTACAGATGTCAGTCATCTCATGCCTGTCAAAATAAAAAAAGTCGTTCAAGGTAAAGAAATACAGACATTAAAAGAAGTATTAGAAGAAGCAAAAGAGAAACATCTGCCGATTTCAATTGCCGGAAAGCAGCATAGCATGGGCGGCCACACGTACTATGAAAACGGGATCGTGCTCGATATGACTAAATTCCGCCAGATTTTAGCATTTGATGAAAACAAGCAGACCATTCGTGTCCAAAGCGGCGCTACATGGGATGATATTCAAAAATTTGTGAACCCATACGGTCTTGCTGTGAAGGTGATGCAATCGCAAAATATCTTTACGGTTGGAGGGTCATTAAGTGCAAACGCACATGGACGTGACATTCGCTATGGGTCACTCATTGACACAGTTCGGTCCTTCAGACTATTAAAAGCAGATGGAGAGATCATCACAGTCAAACCAGATGATGACTTATTCACTGCCGTCATCGGAGGATACGGCCTGTTCGGCGTCATTTTAGATGTTGAGCTTTCGTTAACGAGGGATGAATTATATAAAATGGAAACAACCTCTCTTGATTATCGTGAATACACCGCTTATTTTCAAAAGCATGTAAAAGACAATAAAGAGGTACGCATGCATCTTGCAAGAATCTCAACAGCGAAAAAACACTTTTTGAAAGAGATGTATGTCACCAATTACACCCTCTCTTCTGATCAAGAGATAGAAACATATCGGGAGCTCAAAGAAGATCAGCTTGTCATGCCCTTAACATTTATGCTCGGCCTTTCGAGAAGATTTGATATGGGGAAAGATCTGCTATGGAATTTGCAAAAGAAATATTTCCAAAGTCAAAATGGACAGTTGATCACAAGAAACAATGTGATGCGGTCTGATTCTGCATTTTTAGAATATGAAAATGAGTCTGACACTGATGTGCTGCAAGAATATTTTGTTCCAGTTGATCGTTTTCGTGCGTATATCGATGAAATGAGAGACCTATTACAACATGAAGAGTTGAATTTAATGAATATCACGATACGCTATGTACAAAAAAATGAAAAAGCGGACCTTTCATATGCAAAACAAGATATGTTTGCACTTGTTCTTCTTGTGAATTACGGTTTTGAGAAAGAAGAAAAGGCAGAAGCGAAGCGGATCATCCGCCAAATGACAGATGTCACCCTGCGGCACCATGGAAGCTATTACTTACCGTACATGCCTTATCAAACAAAGGCACAAATGAAACGGGCATATCCTAAAACCGATGTATTCTTTCAAAAGAAAAAGCAGGCAGATCCAGATGGCAGGTTTATCAACTATTTTTATGAAAGGTACAATACTCAATGA